A genome region from Paracoccus stylophorae includes the following:
- the nikC gene encoding nickel transporter permease, producing MNPTRREWLLSDAPQTRRQARLGAIYQGWLTFRANRLAMFGLIILAILIFMAIFAPWLAPQSPFSQNLAGRLAPPSSEHWLGTDALGRDILSRLIHGSRITLFIVGTVALIAPIIGLFIGTVAGFAGGWLDQVLMRITDIFLAFPKLILALAFVAALGASIGNAVLALALTAWPPYARLARAETLTIRHADYIAAARLQGAGPMRLLIRHIWPLCISSLIVRVALDMAGIILSAAGLGFLGLGAQPPMPEWGAMISDGRTYILDFWWVAAMPGLAIFIVSLAFNLLGDGLRDVLDPKGAKE from the coding sequence ATGAACCCGACACGACGCGAATGGCTGCTTTCGGACGCGCCCCAGACCCGGCGGCAGGCGCGGCTGGGCGCGATCTATCAGGGATGGCTGACCTTTCGCGCCAACCGGCTGGCGATGTTCGGGCTGATCATTCTGGCGATCCTGATCTTCATGGCGATCTTCGCGCCCTGGCTGGCCCCGCAAAGCCCGTTCAGCCAGAACCTTGCCGGCCGGCTGGCGCCGCCCTCGTCCGAACACTGGCTGGGCACCGACGCGCTGGGGCGCGATATCCTGTCGCGGCTGATCCACGGCTCGCGCATCACACTGTTCATTGTCGGCACGGTGGCGCTGATCGCGCCGATCATCGGGCTGTTCATCGGCACGGTGGCCGGTTTCGCCGGCGGCTGGCTGGATCAGGTGCTGATGCGGATCACCGACATCTTCCTGGCATTCCCGAAACTGATCCTGGCACTGGCCTTCGTCGCGGCGCTGGGCGCCAGCATCGGCAACGCGGTGCTGGCGCTGGCGCTGACGGCGTGGCCGCCCTATGCCCGGCTGGCGCGGGCCGAGACGCTGACCATCCGCCATGCCGACTATATCGCCGCAGCCCGGCTTCAGGGGGCGGGGCCGATGCGGCTGCTGATCCGCCATATCTGGCCGCTGTGCATTTCCTCGCTGATCGTGCGCGTGGCGCTGGACATGGCGGGCATCATCCTGTCGGCGGCGGGTCTGGGCTTTCTGGGTCTGGGCGCGCAGCCGCCGATGCCGGAATGGGGGGCGATGATCTCGGACGGGCGGACCTATATCCTCGATTTCTGGTGGGTCGCGGCGATGCCGGGGCTTGCCATCTTCATCGTCAGCCTTGCCTTCAACCTGCTGGGCGACGGGCTGCGCGACGTGCTGGATCCGAAAGGGGCCAAGGAATGA
- a CDS encoding acyl-CoA dehydrogenase → MSTKSHKGAPFSWNDPFLLEDQLTEEERMIRDSAAAFAAESLAPRVQDAYMNEETDPEIFREMGAAGMLGVTVAEDYGGVGASYVSYGLVAREIERIDSGYRSMASVQSSLVMFPIEAYGSEEQKRKYLPRLATGEFIGCFGLTEPDAGSDPGGMKTRAKKTDGGYVLNGSKMWISNAPIADVFVVWAKSEAHGGKVRGFVLDKGMKGLSAPKIGGKLSLRASITGEIVMEDVEVGEDALLPNIEGMGGPFGCLNRARYGISWGAMGAAEDCWFRARQYGLDRHQFNKPLAATQLYQKKLADMQTEIALGLQASLRVGRLFDEGRFAPEMISLVKRNNCGKALEIARMARDMHGGNGIQIEYHVMRHAQNLETVNTYEGTHDVHALILGRAQTRIQAFG, encoded by the coding sequence ATGTCCACGAAATCGCACAAGGGCGCGCCGTTCAGCTGGAACGACCCGTTCCTGCTGGAAGATCAGCTGACCGAGGAAGAGCGGATGATCCGCGACAGCGCGGCGGCGTTCGCGGCCGAAAGCCTCGCCCCGCGCGTGCAGGACGCCTACATGAACGAGGAAACCGACCCCGAGATCTTTCGCGAGATGGGGGCGGCCGGCATGCTGGGCGTCACCGTGGCCGAGGACTATGGCGGCGTCGGCGCCTCTTACGTGTCCTACGGTCTGGTCGCGCGCGAGATCGAGCGGATCGACAGCGGCTATCGCAGCATGGCGTCGGTCCAGTCCTCGCTGGTGATGTTTCCCATCGAGGCCTATGGCAGCGAGGAGCAGAAGCGGAAATACCTGCCCAGACTGGCAACCGGCGAATTCATCGGCTGTTTCGGCCTGACCGAACCCGATGCCGGATCCGATCCGGGCGGCATGAAGACGCGGGCGAAGAAGACCGATGGCGGCTATGTGCTGAACGGGTCGAAGATGTGGATTTCCAACGCCCCCATCGCGGATGTGTTCGTCGTCTGGGCCAAGTCCGAGGCGCATGGCGGCAAGGTGCGCGGCTTCGTTCTGGACAAGGGGATGAAGGGCCTGTCCGCGCCCAAGATCGGCGGCAAGCTGAGCTTGCGCGCCTCGATCACCGGCGAGATCGTGATGGAGGATGTCGAGGTCGGCGAGGATGCGCTGCTGCCCAATATCGAGGGGATGGGCGGCCCGTTCGGCTGTCTGAACCGTGCGCGTTACGGCATCAGCTGGGGCGCGATGGGCGCGGCCGAGGATTGCTGGTTCCGCGCCCGGCAATACGGGCTGGACCGGCATCAGTTCAACAAGCCGCTGGCGGCGACGCAGCTTTACCAGAAGAAGCTGGCCGACATGCAGACCGAGATCGCGCTGGGGCTGCAAGCCAGCCTGCGGGTCGGGCGGCTGTTCGACGAAGGCAGGTTCGCGCCCGAGATGATCAGCCTGGTCAAGCGCAACAATTGCGGCAAGGCGCTGGAGATCGCGCGCATGGCCCGCGACATGCATGGCGGCAACGGCATCCAGATCGAATACCACGTCATGCGCCACGCCCAGAACCTTGAAACGGTCAACACCTATGAGGGCACGCATGACGTGCACGCGCTGATCCTGGGCCGCGCGCAGACGCGCATCCAGGCGTTCGGCTGA
- a CDS encoding ABC transporter ATP-binding protein → MLKIENLDVWFGFPPDRVDAVRDAAFAVARGESFGLVGESGSGKSTILRAIAGLIDSWSGVIEVDGRKVSGNRRDRAFYKTVQMVFQDPYASLHPRHSVDAVLSEALKLQGMTDIDRRIPRLLEDVGLGGGFRFRYPHQLSGGQRQRVAIARALAGDPQLLLLDEPTSALDVSVQAEILNLLTDLRAEHGLTYLMVSHDLSVVGHMCDRLAVMQHGRIVEVMDVDALRKGAAQQDYTRHLIAASAGYQRG, encoded by the coding sequence ATGCTGAAGATCGAAAATCTGGACGTCTGGTTCGGCTTTCCGCCCGACCGCGTGGACGCGGTCAGGGATGCGGCCTTCGCCGTGGCCAGGGGCGAAAGCTTCGGTCTGGTGGGCGAATCGGGGTCGGGCAAATCCACCATCCTGCGCGCCATCGCCGGGCTGATCGACAGCTGGTCCGGCGTGATCGAGGTCGATGGCCGCAAGGTGTCGGGCAACCGCCGCGACCGGGCCTTCTACAAGACCGTGCAGATGGTGTTCCAGGACCCCTATGCCAGCCTGCATCCGCGCCATTCCGTCGATGCCGTCCTCAGCGAGGCGCTGAAATTGCAGGGCATGACCGATATCGACCGGCGGATTCCGCGCCTGCTGGAGGATGTGGGTCTGGGGGGCGGGTTCCGCTTTCGCTATCCGCACCAGCTGTCGGGCGGGCAGCGTCAGCGCGTCGCCATCGCCCGCGCGCTGGCCGGCGATCCGCAGCTTTTGCTGCTGGACGAACCGACCAGCGCGCTGGATGTCAGCGTGCAGGCCGAGATCCTGAACCTGCTGACCGATCTGCGCGCCGAACACGGCCTGACCTATCTGATGGTCAGCCACGACCTGTCGGTGGTGGGCCATATGTGCGACCGGCTGGCGGTGATGCAGCACGGCCGCATCGTCGAGGTGATGGATGTCGACGCCCTGCGCAAGGGGGCGGCGCAGCAGGACTATACCAGGCATCTGATCGCCGCCTCGGCCGGGTATCAGCGCGGCTGA
- the def gene encoding peptide deformylase has protein sequence MSVRAFLPYADRRLHIPAQAVGQVTETVRMIWDDMIDTMEAMPGVGLAAPQIGIMLRLAVVDASDRRGQAVRMADPQVLHASVQSRQHDEASPNLPGVSARITRPRAVTVRFLSETGEIEDRDFVGLWATSVQHQIDHLDGRMYVDHLSPLRRRMLVRKSAKLARQG, from the coding sequence ATGAGCGTGCGGGCCTTTCTGCCCTATGCCGACCGGCGTCTGCACATCCCTGCCCAGGCGGTCGGGCAGGTGACGGAAACGGTGCGGATGATCTGGGACGACATGATCGACACGATGGAGGCGATGCCGGGCGTGGGCCTTGCCGCGCCGCAGATCGGGATCATGCTGCGGCTGGCGGTGGTCGATGCCTCGGACCGGCGCGGGCAGGCGGTCAGGATGGCCGACCCGCAAGTGCTGCACGCCAGCGTGCAGTCGCGCCAGCACGACGAGGCAAGCCCGAACCTGCCCGGCGTCTCGGCCCGGATCACCCGTCCGCGCGCCGTCACCGTCCGGTTCCTGAGCGAGACGGGCGAGATCGAGGACCGCGATTTCGTCGGGCTGTGGGCGACCAGCGTGCAGCACCAGATCGACCATCTGGACGGGCGCATGTATGTGGATCACCTGTCGCCCTTGCGGCGCCGGATGCTGGTTCGGAAATCGGCCAAGCTGGCGCGGCAGGGATAG
- a CDS encoding CaiB/BaiF CoA transferase family protein — MSDAPLKGLKIVELARILAGPWLGQTLADLGAEVIKVEAPEGDDTRRWGPPFIERRRADGTTETVAAYFHAANRGKRSVICDFNDADDLDRLKSLIGEADVVIENFKLGGLKKFGLDYDSLSPQNPRLVYASITGFGQDGPRAAQPGYDFLIQGMSGIMDLTGDPEGEPQKVGVAWIDIFTGLYGAIAVQAALAERARSGLGQHLDLSLLDCGVAVLANQATNYLLGGRVPRRLGNAHPNIVPYQLFPASDGHLIIACGNDRQFAALCRALDLPALSADPDFATNPARVAHRDRLAPILSQATRTRPRADLIAALEAAGVPAGPVNDVAEALAEPQVQARGMPIAPEGIAGLRSPMRFSRSPLVTDRAAPALGEGEWRFGGE, encoded by the coding sequence ATGTCCGACGCGCCGCTGAAGGGGCTGAAAATCGTCGAGCTGGCGCGCATTCTTGCGGGTCCGTGGCTGGGCCAGACGCTGGCCGATCTGGGCGCCGAGGTCATCAAGGTCGAGGCGCCCGAGGGCGACGATACCCGTCGCTGGGGACCGCCCTTCATCGAACGCAGGCGCGCGGATGGCACGACCGAGACGGTCGCCGCCTATTTCCACGCCGCCAATCGCGGCAAGCGGTCGGTGATCTGCGATTTCAACGATGCGGACGATCTGGACCGCCTGAAGTCCCTCATCGGCGAGGCGGACGTGGTGATCGAGAATTTCAAGCTGGGCGGGCTGAAGAAGTTCGGGCTGGATTACGACAGCCTGTCGCCGCAGAACCCGCGCCTCGTCTATGCCTCGATCACCGGCTTCGGGCAGGACGGGCCGCGCGCGGCGCAGCCGGGTTACGATTTCCTCATTCAGGGCATGTCGGGCATCATGGACCTGACCGGCGATCCCGAGGGCGAGCCGCAGAAGGTCGGCGTGGCCTGGATCGACATCTTCACCGGGCTTTATGGGGCGATCGCGGTTCAGGCCGCGCTGGCCGAACGGGCGCGGTCGGGGCTGGGCCAGCATCTGGACCTGTCGCTGCTGGATTGCGGTGTCGCGGTGCTGGCCAATCAAGCGACCAACTATCTGCTGGGCGGCCGGGTGCCGCGCCGGCTGGGCAACGCGCATCCCAACATCGTGCCCTATCAGCTTTTCCCGGCCTCGGACGGACATCTGATCATCGCCTGCGGCAATGACCGGCAATTCGCGGCGCTGTGCCGCGCGCTGGACCTGCCGGCGCTGTCGGCCGATCCGGATTTCGCGACGAACCCGGCCCGCGTCGCCCATCGCGACCGGCTGGCGCCGATCCTGTCGCAGGCCACGCGCACCCGCCCGCGCGCCGATCTGATCGCCGCGCTGGAGGCGGCGGGCGTGCCCGCGGGCCCGGTCAACGACGTGGCCGAGGCGCTGGCCGAGCCGCAGGTGCAGGCGCGCGGGATGCCCATCGCGCCCGAGGGCATCGCCGGGCTGCGCAGCCCGATGCGGTTCTCGCGCAGCCCGCTGGTCACGGATCGGGCGGCGCCCGCCCTTGGCGAAGGCGAGTGGCGGTTCGGCGGGGAGTGA
- a CDS encoding aldo/keto reductase, with product MAMKRVKLGRSEVEVSEICLGTMTFGNQTDEADAHAQMDRAAGIGMTFFDTAEMYPVNPVRRETVGLTEEIVGRWLAQQGNRDRVEIATKITGPSQTVRDGAPYDGATVRACIDASLRRLQTDRIDLYQLHWPVRGTWAFRQNWTYAPEPDKDRVLDHMADVLDAVGQAVSEGKVRAFGLSNETAWGLTRWCDVAERTGGPRVASIQNEYSLLYRLFDTDLCETAVQEDVTLLAFSPLAAGLLTGKYAGGAMPDGSRAAVDKQTGGMGKLGGRLTGRAIAASDAFGRLAADHGWDPVHMAVAWQLTRPFRNVPIIGATDRHQLDHLIAGLDRSLPADLVKSIDRLHRDHPLPY from the coding sequence ATGGCGATGAAGCGGGTGAAACTGGGGCGCAGCGAGGTCGAGGTCAGCGAAATCTGCCTGGGCACGATGACCTTCGGCAACCAGACGGACGAAGCCGACGCCCATGCCCAGATGGACCGGGCGGCGGGGATCGGCATGACCTTTTTCGACACCGCCGAGATGTATCCCGTGAACCCCGTCCGGCGCGAGACCGTGGGCCTGACCGAGGAAATCGTCGGGCGCTGGCTGGCGCAGCAGGGCAATCGCGACCGGGTCGAGATCGCCACCAAGATCACCGGCCCCAGCCAGACGGTGCGCGACGGCGCGCCCTATGACGGGGCGACCGTGCGCGCCTGCATCGACGCCTCGCTGCGCCGGCTGCAGACCGACCGCATCGACCTGTATCAGCTGCACTGGCCAGTGCGGGGCACATGGGCGTTCCGGCAGAACTGGACCTATGCGCCCGAACCCGACAAGGACCGGGTGCTGGATCACATGGCGGACGTGCTGGATGCGGTGGGTCAGGCCGTGTCCGAGGGCAAGGTCCGCGCCTTCGGCCTGTCGAACGAAACCGCCTGGGGTCTGACCCGCTGGTGCGACGTGGCCGAGCGCACGGGCGGACCGCGTGTCGCCTCGATCCAGAACGAATACTCGCTGCTTTACCGGCTGTTCGACACCGATCTGTGCGAAACCGCCGTGCAGGAGGATGTGACGCTGCTGGCCTTCTCGCCGCTGGCGGCGGGTCTGCTGACCGGCAAATATGCCGGCGGCGCGATGCCCGATGGCAGCCGTGCCGCCGTGGACAAGCAGACCGGCGGCATGGGCAAGCTGGGCGGACGGCTGACCGGGCGCGCCATCGCGGCCAGCGACGCCTTTGGCCGGCTGGCTGCCGATCATGGCTGGGACCCTGTCCACATGGCGGTCGCGTGGCAATTGACGCGGCCGTTCCGCAACGTCCCCATCATCGGCGCGACCGATCGCCACCAGCTCGATCATCTGATCGCCGGGCTGGACAGATCGCTGCCCGCCGATCTGGTCAAGTCCATCGACCGGCTGCACCGGGACCATCCGCTGCCCTACTGA
- a CDS encoding ABC transporter substrate-binding protein, translating to MRHLLTPRALLLASAIALAPAAWAETPADTLVVANDISDIITLDPAQTFEFSGNDVNRNTYDRLVDFDPMDMAAGFKPSLAESWEVAEDGLSITFTMREGVTFHSGNPVRAEDAAWSLQRAVKLNKTPAFILTQFGFTPENVEEKITFDDRTLTLNLDQPYAPSFVLNCLTAMIGSVVDKETVMSNAEGDDLGNAWLNTNEAGSGAFTLAAWRPNEAVQLAAYEDYWQGASAMKRVIVRNVAESSAQRLLLEQGDIDAARNLTPTDVDSLEQTEGVKIKDEPRGRILYMGLNQKDELLSNPAVIEAMKHLVDYQGITDSFLKGMFKTHQAFLPEGYLGALEENPWTYDVEKARQILADAGIEGGTITTKIRDLREYVDVAQTLQASMAEAGLTLNIEQMTGAQVLDAYRAREVPIFLGEWGPDYSDPNTNAATFAYNPDNSDEAQATGLLAWRNAYAVPDEMNEATVAATLEQDSDKRAQMYRDIQKQYQEEAPIVPLFQRIENTGLRENVQNWNVGGSVTSVMYHQVTKGE from the coding sequence ATGAGACATCTTCTGACCCCGCGCGCCTTGCTGCTGGCATCCGCGATCGCACTGGCACCGGCCGCCTGGGCCGAGACGCCTGCCGATACGCTGGTCGTGGCCAACGACATCAGCGACATCATCACCCTTGATCCGGCCCAGACCTTCGAGTTTTCGGGCAATGACGTGAACCGCAACACCTATGACCGGCTGGTCGATTTCGACCCGATGGACATGGCTGCCGGCTTCAAGCCGTCGCTGGCCGAAAGCTGGGAGGTGGCCGAGGACGGGCTGTCGATCACCTTCACCATGCGCGAAGGCGTCACCTTCCATTCCGGCAATCCGGTTCGGGCCGAGGATGCGGCATGGTCGCTGCAACGCGCGGTCAAGCTGAACAAGACGCCCGCCTTCATCCTGACGCAGTTCGGCTTTACCCCTGAAAACGTCGAGGAAAAGATCACCTTTGACGACCGCACGCTGACGCTGAACCTGGATCAGCCTTATGCGCCCTCCTTTGTCCTCAACTGCCTGACCGCGATGATCGGCAGCGTGGTGGACAAGGAAACGGTGATGTCCAACGCCGAGGGCGATGATCTGGGCAATGCCTGGCTGAACACCAACGAGGCTGGATCGGGCGCCTTCACCCTGGCCGCGTGGCGTCCGAACGAGGCGGTGCAGCTGGCCGCCTATGAGGATTACTGGCAGGGCGCATCCGCGATGAAACGGGTGATCGTGCGCAACGTCGCCGAATCCAGCGCACAGCGCCTGCTGCTGGAACAGGGCGATATCGACGCGGCGCGCAACCTGACGCCCACCGATGTGGATTCTCTGGAGCAGACGGAAGGCGTCAAGATCAAGGACGAGCCGCGCGGCCGCATCCTGTATATGGGTCTGAACCAGAAGGACGAATTGCTGTCGAACCCGGCGGTCATCGAGGCGATGAAGCATCTGGTCGATTATCAGGGCATCACCGACAGCTTCCTGAAGGGCATGTTCAAGACCCATCAGGCGTTCCTGCCCGAGGGCTATCTGGGCGCGCTGGAGGAAAATCCGTGGACCTATGATGTCGAAAAGGCCAGGCAGATCCTGGCGGATGCAGGGATCGAGGGCGGCACGATCACCACCAAGATCCGCGATCTGCGCGAATATGTGGACGTGGCGCAGACCCTGCAGGCCAGCATGGCCGAGGCCGGGCTGACGCTGAACATCGAGCAGATGACCGGCGCGCAGGTGCTGGACGCGTATCGCGCGCGCGAGGTGCCGATCTTCCTGGGCGAATGGGGCCCGGACTATTCGGACCCGAACACGAATGCCGCGACCTTCGCCTATAATCCCGACAACAGCGACGAGGCGCAGGCGACCGGCCTGCTGGCATGGCGCAACGCCTATGCCGTGCCGGACGAGATGAACGAGGCGACGGTGGCCGCGACCCTTGAACAGGACAGCGACAAGCGCGCGCAGATGTATCGCGACATCCAGAAACAGTATCAGGAAGAGGCGCCGATCGTGCCGCTGTTCCAGCGCATCGAGAACACCGGCCTGCGCGAGAACGTGCAGAACTGGAACGTGGGCGGATCGGTGACGTCGGTGATGTATCATCAGGTCACCAAGGGCGAATAG
- a CDS encoding ABC transporter permease, which translates to MGGTLLSLALTLLGLLLVTFIIGRVMPIDPVLKVVGDRASQAQYDAAYQAMGLDRPLIVQFIGYIGDVLTGDLGRSISTGQLVVDDIRHVFPATVELATLGTFIGVSIGVPLGVIAAARRGGIVDQVARVVALVGYSMPIFWLGLMGLLVFYGILGWVGGPGRQGIIYDGMVPDVTGLILVDSLLAGDWNAFQDAFSHIILPASLLGYFSLAYISRMTRSFMLEQLGSEYITTARVKGLSESAVIWRHAFRNISIPLVTVIALSFGSLLEGSVLTEIIFSWPGLGQYVTKALLAGDMSAVLGGTIVIGTCFILLNLLSDLLYRVLDPRSK; encoded by the coding sequence GTGGGCGGCACGCTGCTGTCGCTGGCGCTGACCCTGCTGGGGTTGTTGCTGGTCACCTTCATCATCGGCCGGGTCATGCCCATCGACCCGGTGCTGAAGGTGGTGGGAGATCGCGCCAGCCAGGCGCAATACGATGCCGCCTATCAGGCGATGGGGCTGGACCGGCCGCTGATCGTCCAGTTCATCGGCTATATCGGCGATGTGCTGACCGGCGATCTGGGCCGCTCGATCTCGACCGGGCAGCTGGTCGTGGACGATATCCGGCACGTCTTTCCCGCGACGGTCGAACTGGCGACGCTGGGCACCTTCATCGGCGTCAGCATCGGCGTGCCCCTGGGCGTGATCGCGGCGGCGCGGCGCGGCGGCATCGTCGATCAGGTCGCGCGCGTCGTGGCGCTGGTGGGCTATTCGATGCCGATCTTCTGGCTGGGGCTGATGGGGCTGCTGGTCTTTTACGGCATCCTGGGCTGGGTCGGCGGGCCTGGACGGCAGGGCATCATCTATGACGGCATGGTGCCGGACGTGACCGGGCTGATCCTGGTCGATTCGCTGCTGGCGGGCGACTGGAACGCCTTTCAGGACGCGTTTTCGCATATCATCCTGCCCGCCAGCCTGCTGGGCTATTTCAGCCTTGCCTATATCAGCCGCATGACCCGCAGCTTCATGCTGGAACAGCTGGGGTCGGAATACATCACCACCGCCCGCGTCAAGGGCCTGTCCGAAAGCGCCGTGATCTGGCGGCACGCGTTCCGCAACATCTCGATCCCGCTGGTGACGGTGATCGCGCTGTCCTTCGGCTCTCTGCTTGAGGGATCGGTGCTGACCGAGATCATCTTCTCGTGGCCGGGCTTGGGCCAGTATGTCACCAAGGCGCTGCTGGCCGGCGACATGAGCGCGGTTCTGGGCGGCACCATCGTCATCGGCACCTGCTTCATCCTGCTGAACCTGCTCAGCGACCTGTTGTATCGCGTGCTGGACCCGAGGTCGAAATGA
- the fmt gene encoding methionyl-tRNA formyltransferase yields the protein MRVIFMGTPGFSVPALRAVAAAHEVAAVYSQPPRAAGRGQRPRPSAVQREAEESGLEVRTPSTLREAGAQAAFSALRADVAVVVAYGLILPQAILDAPRLGCLNIHASLLPRWRGAAPIQRAVMAGDAETGVAIMQMQAGLDTGPVLAEARTPIGAQDTAGDLHDRLAGIGAALIVDVLDRLPLPATPQPADGVTYAAKIDKSEARIDWTLPASRVDRLIRGLSPAPGAWCEIAGERVRLLRSRVVAGEGAPGQVLGGFRVACGEGAVEITEAQRQGRRPMAAQDLLRGWDLPSRLD from the coding sequence ATGCGTGTGATCTTCATGGGAACGCCCGGATTTTCGGTGCCCGCGCTGCGGGCGGTCGCGGCGGCGCATGAGGTGGCGGCCGTCTATTCGCAGCCGCCGCGGGCGGCGGGGCGCGGGCAGAGGCCGCGACCCTCGGCCGTGCAGCGCGAGGCGGAGGAATCGGGGCTTGAGGTTCGCACGCCGTCGACGCTGCGCGAGGCCGGGGCGCAGGCGGCGTTTTCCGCGCTGCGCGCGGATGTGGCGGTGGTGGTGGCCTATGGGCTGATCCTGCCGCAGGCGATTCTGGATGCGCCCCGGCTGGGATGCCTGAACATCCACGCCTCGTTGTTGCCGCGCTGGCGGGGGGCGGCGCCGATCCAGCGCGCGGTGATGGCCGGCGATGCCGAGACCGGCGTGGCGATCATGCAGATGCAGGCGGGGCTGGATACCGGTCCGGTGCTGGCCGAGGCGCGGACACCCATCGGCGCGCAGGACACGGCCGGCGATCTGCACGACCGGCTGGCGGGCATCGGTGCGGCGCTGATCGTCGATGTGCTGGACAGGCTGCCCTTGCCGGCGACGCCGCAGCCCGCGGATGGCGTGACCTATGCCGCCAAGATCGACAAGTCCGAGGCGCGGATCGACTGGACGCTGCCCGCGTCCCGCGTCGACCGGCTGATCCGCGGCCTGTCCCCCGCGCCCGGCGCCTGGTGCGAGATCGCGGGCGAGCGGGTCAGGCTGCTGCGATCGCGGGTGGTCGCGGGAGAGGGTGCGCCCGGCCAGGTCCTGGGCGGTTTCCGCGTCGCCTGCGGCGAGGGCGCGGTCGAGATTACCGAGGCGCAGCGCCAGGGCCGCAGGCCGATGGCCGCGCAGGATTTGCTGCGCGGCTGGGATCTGCCGTCGCGGCTGGATTAG
- a CDS encoding ABC transporter ATP-binding protein: MTDQQGSGPLLSVENLRVAFPTRQGVFQAVRGVSFDLGRERLGVVGESGSGKSMTGRAILGLVRPPGRVTADRLELDGQPILNLPERKMRKIRGSRISMVMQDPKFSLNPVMTIGDQIIEAYRLHAGGPRGQGRAKALEMLEAVQIRDPERVMGAYPHEVSGGMGQRIMIAMMLAPDPEILIADEPTSALDVSVRTEVLNIMDRLVRDRGMGLIFISHDLNLVAQFCDRVLIMYAGRIVETLTAKNLHDARHPYTQGLLNSLPRLDRPVSRLPVLKRQDSWREGDPINESLETEFPGGL, translated from the coding sequence ATGACCGACCAGCAAGGTTCCGGGCCGCTGCTGTCCGTCGAAAACCTCCGCGTGGCCTTTCCCACGCGGCAGGGCGTGTTTCAGGCGGTGCGCGGCGTCAGTTTCGATCTGGGCCGCGAACGTCTGGGCGTGGTGGGCGAATCGGGGTCAGGCAAGTCGATGACCGGCCGCGCGATCCTGGGGCTGGTGCGCCCGCCGGGCCGCGTCACCGCCGACCGGCTGGAGCTGGACGGGCAGCCGATCCTGAACCTGCCCGAGCGAAAGATGCGGAAGATCCGCGGCAGCCGGATCAGCATGGTCATGCAGGACCCGAAATTCAGCCTCAACCCGGTGATGACCATCGGCGACCAGATCATCGAGGCGTATCGCCTTCACGCCGGCGGCCCCAGGGGCCAGGGCCGCGCCAAGGCGCTCGAGATGCTGGAAGCCGTGCAGATCCGCGACCCGGAACGGGTCATGGGCGCCTATCCGCACGAGGTGTCGGGCGGCATGGGCCAGCGCATCATGATCGCGATGATGCTGGCGCCGGACCCCGAAATCCTGATCGCGGACGAACCCACCTCGGCGCTGGACGTCTCGGTCCGGACCGAGGTGCTGAACATCATGGACCGTCTGGTCCGCGATCGTGGCATGGGCCTGATCTTCATCAGCCACGATCTGAACCTGGTCGCGCAGTTCTGCGACCGGGTGCTGATCATGTATGCCGGAAGGATCGTCGAGACGCTGACCGCAAAGAACCTGCACGACGCGCGCCACCCCTATACCCAGGGGCTGCTGAACAGCCTGCCGCGGCTGGACCGGCCAGTCAGTCGCCTGCCGGTGCTGAAGCGTCAGGACAGCTGGCGCGAGGGCGATCCGATCAACGAAAGCCTGGAAACCGAGTTTCCGGGGGGGCTCTGA
- a CDS encoding peptide deformylase produces the protein MPDRADMRDAHPAGPARPALPAALTGGAVRPILIHPDPVLRDISRPAGEMSGPELRDLARDLVATMYRAGGRGLAAVQIGVLRRVFVMDAGWKEGAARPLVMLDPRIVRRSDRVAPGEELCLSIPGRPVTVTRPAEVEVIWFDLDGRRQRASLDGAAARVAQHEADHLDGRLIVDLA, from the coding sequence GTGCCTGATCGCGCCGACATGCGGGACGCGCATCCGGCGGGGCCGGCGCGTCCGGCGCTGCCCGCGGCGCTGACGGGCGGTGCGGTGCGCCCGATCCTGATCCATCCCGACCCGGTGCTGCGCGACATCAGCCGCCCGGCGGGCGAGATGTCGGGGCCGGAGCTGCGCGATCTGGCCCGCGATCTGGTCGCGACCATGTATCGCGCCGGCGGGCGCGGCCTGGCGGCGGTGCAGATCGGCGTTCTGCGCCGCGTCTTCGTGATGGATGCGGGCTGGAAAGAAGGCGCGGCCCGTCCGCTGGTCATGCTGGACCCGCGCATCGTTCGTCGCTCGGACCGTGTTGCGCCGGGCGAAGAGCTGTGCCTGTCGATCCCCGGCCGCCCCGTCACCGTGACGCGGCCGGCCGAGGTTGAGGTGATCTGGTTCGATCTTGACGGGCGCCGGCAGCGCGCGAGCCTGGACGGCGCGGCGGCGCGCGTGGCCCAGCACGAGGCCGACCATCTGGACGGCCGCCTGATCGTGGACCTGGCATGA